A genome region from Erigeron canadensis isolate Cc75 chromosome 3, C_canadensis_v1, whole genome shotgun sequence includes the following:
- the LOC122591290 gene encoding zinc finger protein CONSTANS-LIKE 16-like isoform X2, translating to MISGKKTANAVGGKNTTRACDSCVRKRARWYCAADDAFLCQSCDGSVHSANQLAGRHERVLLDTSFYKVFGSSDNTGSVEPSWHQGFTRRARTTRTRSKYSLKLQGTKNNNANSFVPLVPDLGALEASLLDDNDDEEVEEQLLYRVPVFDPFETELCNASSFEAGKTSLDFVVESSKQEEETCNLDDLQGFDLPTEDLELLEFATDVENLLGICFDENRVKVEDKEIEAILGFDLEANNTKETMLDWDFGYESIIKDEEKKASSSVEMNEHMMIVSSSDRYEVQKPSIILRLDYEDVINTWADQGSPWTNGTRPELNSDGCWPDFMGDDFSAYGGGVIRGGGSSSSDGAREARVLRYREKRRTRLFSKKIRYEVRKLNAEKRPRMKGRFVKRENFPPHHHPPTSTFSTTHYLINN from the exons ATGATTTCAGGAAAGAAGACGGCGAATGCAGTTGGAGGCAAGAACACTACAAGGGCATGTGATAGCTGTGTACGAAAGCGTGCACGATGGTATTGTGCTGCTGATGATGCTTTCCTTTGTCAAAGCTGTGATGGCTCGGTTCACTCGGCTAACCAGTTAGCCGGTCGACATGAGAGGGTCCTTCTAGATACttctttttataaagtttttggtTCATCAGACAACACAGGTTCGGTTGAACCATCATGGCACCAAGGGTTCACACGTCGTGCACGTACCACAAGGACTCGGAGCAAGTATTCTCTCAAGTTACAAGGAACAAAGAACAATAACGCGAACTCTTTTGTTCCTTTAGTTCCCGATCTAGGCGCTTTAGAAGCATCTTTgcttgatgataatgatgatgaagaagtaGAAGAACAGCTATTGTATCGCGTTCCGGTCTTTGATCCTTTTGAAACCGAATTATGCAATGCTTCATCATTTGAAGCAGGAAAGACGAGTTTGGATTTTGTAGTGGAAAGTAGcaaacaagaagaagaaacatGCAATTTGGATGATCTTCAAGGGTTTGATCTCCCAACCGAAGATTTGGAGCTCTTGGAATTTGCCACCGATGTGGAAAACTTGTTAG gAATTTGCTTCGACGAAAATAGGGTgaaagttgaagataaagaaaTAGAAGCAATTTTAGGGTTTGATTTGGAAGCTAATAATACTAAGGAAACAATGTTAGATTGGGACTTCGGTTATGAGTCCATTATTAAAGACGAGGAGAAGAAAGCATCATCATCAGTAGAAATGAATGAACATATGATGATAGTGTCATCAAGTGATCGATATGAGGTGCAAAAACCGAGCATAATTTTGAGGCTTGATTATGAAGATGTGATCAATACCTGGGCTGATCAGGGCTCTCCTTGGACAAACGGAACGCGACCGGAACTCAACTCTGACGGTTGCTGGCCTGATTTCATG GGTGATGATTTTTCTGCATACGGAGGAGGTGTAATTAGAGGAGGAGGATCAAGTAGTAGTGATGGAGCAAGAGAAGCAAGAGTGTTGAGGTACAGAGAGAAAAGAAGAACAAGATTATTCTCAAAGAAAATTAGATATGAAGTCCGGAAACTAAATGCCGAGAAAAGACCAAGAATGAAAGGCAGGTTTGTCAAAAGAGAAAACTTTCCACCTCATCATCATCCTCCAACTTCTACTTTCTCTACTACTCACTACCTCATCAACAACTAG
- the LOC122591290 gene encoding zinc finger protein CONSTANS-LIKE 16-like isoform X1, translated as MISGKKTANAVGGKNTTRACDSCVRKRARWYCAADDAFLCQSCDGSVHSANQLAGRHERVLLDTSFYKVFGSSDNTGSVEPSWHQGFTRRARTTRTRSKYSLKLQGTKNNNANSFVPLVPDLGALEASLLDDNDDEEVEEQLLYRVPVFDPFETELCNASSFEAGKTSLDFVVESSKQEEETCNLDDLQGFDLPTEDLELLEFATDVENLLGNGGFDDHKPSRMDDYIDEDNNTNCNNNIIGICFDENRVKVEDKEIEAILGFDLEANNTKETMLDWDFGYESIIKDEEKKASSSVEMNEHMMIVSSSDRYEVQKPSIILRLDYEDVINTWADQGSPWTNGTRPELNSDGCWPDFMGDDFSAYGGGVIRGGGSSSSDGAREARVLRYREKRRTRLFSKKIRYEVRKLNAEKRPRMKGRFVKRENFPPHHHPPTSTFSTTHYLINN; from the exons ATGATTTCAGGAAAGAAGACGGCGAATGCAGTTGGAGGCAAGAACACTACAAGGGCATGTGATAGCTGTGTACGAAAGCGTGCACGATGGTATTGTGCTGCTGATGATGCTTTCCTTTGTCAAAGCTGTGATGGCTCGGTTCACTCGGCTAACCAGTTAGCCGGTCGACATGAGAGGGTCCTTCTAGATACttctttttataaagtttttggtTCATCAGACAACACAGGTTCGGTTGAACCATCATGGCACCAAGGGTTCACACGTCGTGCACGTACCACAAGGACTCGGAGCAAGTATTCTCTCAAGTTACAAGGAACAAAGAACAATAACGCGAACTCTTTTGTTCCTTTAGTTCCCGATCTAGGCGCTTTAGAAGCATCTTTgcttgatgataatgatgatgaagaagtaGAAGAACAGCTATTGTATCGCGTTCCGGTCTTTGATCCTTTTGAAACCGAATTATGCAATGCTTCATCATTTGAAGCAGGAAAGACGAGTTTGGATTTTGTAGTGGAAAGTAGcaaacaagaagaagaaacatGCAATTTGGATGATCTTCAAGGGTTTGATCTCCCAACCGAAGATTTGGAGCTCTTGGAATTTGCCACCGATGTGGAAAACTTGTTAGGTAATGGCGGTTTTGATGATCATAAACCGAGTAGGATGGATGACTATATAGATGAAGATAATAATACTAAttgtaacaataatattataggAATTTGCTTCGACGAAAATAGGGTgaaagttgaagataaagaaaTAGAAGCAATTTTAGGGTTTGATTTGGAAGCTAATAATACTAAGGAAACAATGTTAGATTGGGACTTCGGTTATGAGTCCATTATTAAAGACGAGGAGAAGAAAGCATCATCATCAGTAGAAATGAATGAACATATGATGATAGTGTCATCAAGTGATCGATATGAGGTGCAAAAACCGAGCATAATTTTGAGGCTTGATTATGAAGATGTGATCAATACCTGGGCTGATCAGGGCTCTCCTTGGACAAACGGAACGCGACCGGAACTCAACTCTGACGGTTGCTGGCCTGATTTCATG GGTGATGATTTTTCTGCATACGGAGGAGGTGTAATTAGAGGAGGAGGATCAAGTAGTAGTGATGGAGCAAGAGAAGCAAGAGTGTTGAGGTACAGAGAGAAAAGAAGAACAAGATTATTCTCAAAGAAAATTAGATATGAAGTCCGGAAACTAAATGCCGAGAAAAGACCAAGAATGAAAGGCAGGTTTGTCAAAAGAGAAAACTTTCCACCTCATCATCATCCTCCAACTTCTACTTTCTCTACTACTCACTACCTCATCAACAACTAG